One genomic segment of Anaeromyxobacter diazotrophicus includes these proteins:
- a CDS encoding NAD-dependent succinate-semialdehyde dehydrogenase gives MQSVNPATGEVLQRYQDHGPAEVEARLARAAATFPNYRRTSFAERSRWMARAGELLDAEKDRIGRLMTSEMGKTLKSAIAEAEKCAWVCRYYAEHAERFLADEPVETSASRSFVRHLPLGPVLAVMPWNFPFWQVFRFAAPALMAGNVGLLKHASNVPGCALEIEAIFRRAGFPEGAFQTLLVGSAAVAGVIADPRVRAVTLTGSEGAGVKVGEAAGRAIKKVVLELGGSDPFIVMPSADLDAAAKTAVTARVINNGQSCIAAKRFIVHERVYAEFERRLKAGLEALRVGDPAQDGVDVGPLATAQGVEDVERQVTESVRAGARLVTGGRRVPGRGWFYAPSALADIPPAAPAYREEVFGPVALLFKVRSADEAIALANDSVYGLGSSAWTNDPAERERFANELEAGATFVNAMVASDPRLPFGGVKHSGHGRELGPWGIREFVNVKAVSIQEPKAGAAHPGTHAAE, from the coding sequence ATGCAGAGCGTGAACCCGGCCACGGGCGAGGTGCTGCAGCGGTACCAGGACCACGGGCCCGCGGAGGTGGAGGCGCGGCTGGCGCGCGCGGCGGCCACCTTCCCGAACTACCGCCGCACGTCCTTCGCGGAGCGCAGCCGCTGGATGGCGCGCGCGGGCGAGCTCCTCGACGCCGAGAAGGACCGGATCGGCCGGCTCATGACCTCCGAGATGGGCAAGACCCTCAAGTCCGCCATCGCCGAGGCGGAGAAGTGCGCCTGGGTCTGCCGCTACTACGCGGAGCACGCCGAGCGCTTCCTCGCCGACGAGCCGGTGGAGACGAGCGCGTCGCGCAGCTTCGTCCGGCACCTGCCGCTCGGGCCGGTGCTGGCGGTCATGCCCTGGAACTTCCCCTTCTGGCAGGTCTTCCGCTTCGCCGCGCCGGCGCTCATGGCGGGGAACGTGGGGCTCCTCAAGCACGCCTCGAACGTGCCGGGCTGCGCGCTCGAGATCGAGGCGATCTTCCGGCGCGCCGGGTTCCCGGAGGGCGCCTTCCAGACCTTGCTGGTGGGCTCGGCGGCGGTGGCCGGCGTCATCGCCGATCCGCGCGTGAGGGCGGTCACGCTGACGGGCAGCGAAGGCGCCGGCGTGAAGGTGGGCGAGGCGGCCGGCCGCGCCATCAAGAAGGTCGTGCTGGAGCTGGGCGGGTCCGACCCGTTCATCGTGATGCCGAGCGCGGATCTCGACGCGGCGGCGAAGACGGCCGTCACCGCCCGCGTCATCAACAACGGCCAGTCGTGCATCGCCGCCAAGCGCTTCATCGTCCACGAGCGCGTCTACGCGGAGTTCGAGCGCCGGCTGAAGGCGGGGCTGGAGGCGCTGCGCGTCGGGGATCCCGCGCAGGACGGCGTGGACGTCGGGCCGCTCGCCACCGCGCAGGGCGTGGAGGACGTGGAGCGCCAGGTGACCGAGTCGGTGAGGGCGGGCGCGCGCCTCGTCACCGGCGGCCGGCGCGTCCCGGGCCGGGGCTGGTTCTACGCGCCGTCGGCCCTGGCGGACATCCCGCCGGCGGCGCCGGCCTACCGCGAGGAGGTGTTCGGCCCGGTGGCGCTCCTCTTCAAGGTGCGGAGCGCCGACGAGGCGATCGCGCTCGCGAACGACTCCGTGTACGGCCTGGGCTCGTCGGCGTGGACGAACGACCCGGCCGAGCGCGAGCGGTTCGCGAACGAGCTGGAGGCGGGGGCGACCTTCGTGAACGCGATGGTGGCCTCGGACCCCCGGCTGCCGTTCGGCGGCGTGAAGCACTCGGGTCACGGCCGCGAGCTGGGGCCGTGGGGCATCCGCGAGTTCGTGAACGTGAAGGCGGTCTCGATCCAGGAGCCGAAGGCGGGCGCGGCGCACCCGGGGACCCACGCGGCGGAGTAG
- a CDS encoding class II aldolase/adducin family protein: MGRSAPSEAALRRALVDVCRALHARDLIGAGEGNVSCRLGPDRLLVTPAGASKALLRPADLVVVDLAGAKVRGRGRPSSELRMHLAAYAARPDAQAAVHAHPLTAVALTVAGLPPPNDVMPEASVVLGEVSVAPFATPGTDEVPRALAPLLARHDVVLLERHGALALGRTLAEALDRIETLERVARVAFLARLAGRCEPLPAEAVAKVLAAAGVTRR; encoded by the coding sequence GTGGGGCGGAGCGCGCCCAGCGAGGCCGCCCTCCGCCGCGCGCTGGTGGACGTCTGCCGCGCGCTCCACGCGCGCGACCTCATCGGCGCCGGCGAGGGGAACGTCTCCTGCCGCCTGGGGCCGGACCGCCTGCTCGTCACGCCCGCCGGCGCCAGCAAGGCGCTCCTCCGGCCCGCCGACCTGGTGGTGGTGGACCTCGCCGGCGCGAAGGTGCGCGGCCGGGGCCGCCCCTCGAGCGAGCTGCGCATGCACCTCGCCGCGTACGCCGCCCGCCCGGACGCGCAGGCGGCGGTCCACGCCCACCCGCTCACGGCGGTGGCGCTCACGGTGGCGGGGCTGCCGCCGCCCAACGACGTCATGCCGGAGGCCTCGGTGGTGCTGGGCGAGGTGTCGGTGGCGCCGTTCGCGACGCCCGGCACGGACGAGGTCCCGCGCGCGCTGGCCCCGCTGCTCGCGCGCCACGACGTGGTGCTGCTGGAGCGGCACGGCGCGCTGGCCCTGGGGCGCACGCTCGCCGAGGCGCTCGACCGGATCGAGACCCTGGAGCGGGTGGCGCGCGTGGCCTTCCTGGCGCGCCTCGCCGGCCGCTGCGAGCCGCTCCCGGCCGAGGCGGTGGCGAAGGTCCTGGCGGCGGCCGGCGTCACCCGGCGCTGA
- a CDS encoding KpsF/GutQ family sugar-phosphate isomerase, producing MPSRKSARVLKLPSGQAAARRRRRELVEYGQSVVAAEAAALGRLALDAPFATAVEWVLACRGRVVVTGMGKTGFVAQKLSATLASTGTPSHYLHPAEAAHGDLGRVTRDDLVLALSNSGDTEEILRLLPALKKIGARVVALTRDLANPLARGADLAVAIGDIEEACPMRLAPTASTAALLAVADAIAMTVLKNRPFDREEYALYHPGGKLGRGLMKVREVMRTGPENPLVSATAPLKAAVAVMTETPGRPGACTVVDREGKLVGVFTDGDLRRSVERGRVDFDAAVAGFMSRNPRTVRPEALVADAARVLRQARIDQVPVVDEAGRPVGLLDVQDLLAARVL from the coding sequence ATGCCGAGCCGGAAGAGCGCGCGGGTCCTGAAGCTGCCGAGCGGGCAGGCCGCCGCGCGGCGCCGCCGGCGCGAGCTCGTGGAGTACGGGCAGAGCGTGGTGGCGGCCGAGGCCGCGGCGCTCGGGCGGCTCGCGCTCGACGCGCCCTTCGCCACCGCGGTGGAGTGGGTGCTGGCGTGCCGCGGCCGGGTGGTCGTCACCGGCATGGGCAAGACCGGCTTCGTGGCGCAGAAGCTCTCCGCCACGCTCGCCTCGACCGGCACCCCGTCGCACTACCTCCACCCGGCCGAGGCGGCCCACGGCGACCTCGGGCGCGTGACGCGCGACGACCTGGTGCTGGCGCTGTCCAACTCGGGCGACACGGAGGAGATCCTGCGCCTCCTGCCGGCGCTGAAGAAGATCGGGGCCCGCGTGGTCGCGCTCACCCGCGACCTCGCCAACCCGCTCGCGCGCGGCGCGGACCTGGCCGTGGCCATCGGCGACATCGAGGAGGCGTGCCCGATGCGGCTCGCCCCCACCGCGTCCACCGCGGCGCTGCTGGCGGTCGCCGACGCGATCGCCATGACGGTCCTGAAGAACCGCCCCTTCGACCGCGAGGAGTACGCGCTCTACCACCCGGGCGGGAAGCTCGGCCGCGGGCTCATGAAGGTGCGCGAGGTGATGCGCACCGGCCCGGAGAACCCGCTCGTGAGCGCGACCGCGCCGCTCAAGGCGGCGGTGGCGGTCATGACCGAGACGCCGGGCCGCCCGGGCGCCTGCACCGTGGTCGACCGCGAGGGCAAGCTGGTGGGCGTCTTCACCGACGGCGACCTGCGCCGCAGCGTCGAGCGAGGGCGGGTGGACTTCGACGCGGCGGTGGCGGGCTTCATGTCGAGGAACCCGCGCACGGTGCGGCCCGAGGCGCTGGTGGCCGACGCGGCGCGGGTGCTCCGGCAGGCGCGCATCGACCAGGTGCCGGTGGTGGACGAGGCGGGCCGGCCGGTGGGGCTGCTCGACGTGCAGGACCTGCTCGCGGCGCGGGTCCTGTAG
- the fsa gene encoding fructose-6-phosphate aldolase has protein sequence MQFFIDTADVGDIKKALALGLCDGVTTNPSLVAKTGRRFSEVLKEITALVPGPVSAEVTAVEYDGMMREARHYAKVAENVVVKVPLITEGLRAVRDLTAEGIRTNVTLCFSPVQALLAAKAGASYVSPFVGRLDDVSEDGMALIAQILEIYRNYDFATKVLVASVRHPLHVLEAARLGADVATIPFNVLEQLAKHPLTDLGLKKFLADWEKVPKEELK, from the coding sequence ATGCAGTTCTTCATCGACACCGCCGACGTGGGGGACATCAAGAAGGCGCTCGCGCTCGGCCTGTGCGACGGCGTGACCACCAACCCGTCGCTCGTCGCCAAAACCGGCCGGCGCTTCTCCGAGGTGCTGAAGGAGATCACCGCGCTCGTCCCGGGGCCGGTGTCGGCCGAGGTGACCGCCGTCGAGTACGACGGGATGATGCGCGAGGCGCGCCACTACGCCAAGGTGGCGGAGAACGTGGTGGTGAAGGTGCCGCTCATCACCGAGGGCCTCCGGGCGGTGCGCGACCTCACCGCCGAGGGCATCCGCACCAACGTCACCCTCTGCTTCTCGCCGGTGCAGGCGCTCCTCGCCGCCAAGGCGGGCGCCAGCTACGTGTCGCCGTTCGTCGGCCGGCTCGACGACGTGTCCGAGGACGGGATGGCGCTCATCGCGCAGATCCTGGAGATCTACCGGAACTACGACTTCGCCACGAAGGTGCTGGTGGCGAGCGTGCGCCACCCGCTCCATGTCCTGGAGGCGGCCCGCCTCGGCGCGGACGTCGCGACCATCCCCTTCAACGTGCTGGAGCAGCTCGCCAAGCACCCGCTCACCGACCTCGGCCTGAAGAAGTTCCTGGCGGACTGGGAGAAGGTGCCCAAGGAGGAGCTCAAGTAG
- a CDS encoding glutamine amidotransferase translates to MSHRQRRVLLLQAGSAPAALRARFGDFPDWFARHLAPRVELEVVRPYERALPSPSRFHGVLVTGSLASVTDPAPWMDEAGAWLVDAARAIPVLGVCFGHQLLARALGGRVELNPRGREAGTVEVQLTAAGARDPLFAGLPARLLAQETHEDHVAELPPGATLLAGNARTPVQAFGVGERLRCVQFHPEFDQARSRHLAELRRAAGEAAAWGDVDPAAVRETPEATAVLGRWLDHFVGAR, encoded by the coding sequence ATGAGCCATCGCCAGAGGCGCGTGCTGCTGCTCCAGGCGGGCTCGGCGCCGGCCGCGCTGCGGGCGCGCTTCGGCGACTTTCCCGACTGGTTCGCGCGCCACCTCGCGCCGCGGGTCGAGCTCGAGGTGGTGCGCCCGTACGAGCGGGCGCTGCCCTCGCCCTCGCGGTTCCACGGCGTGCTCGTCACCGGGTCCCTGGCGAGCGTGACCGACCCGGCCCCCTGGATGGACGAGGCCGGCGCCTGGCTCGTCGACGCGGCGCGGGCGATCCCGGTGCTGGGCGTCTGCTTCGGGCACCAGCTCCTGGCGCGCGCCCTGGGCGGCCGCGTGGAGCTGAACCCGCGCGGCCGCGAGGCGGGGACGGTCGAGGTCCAGCTCACCGCGGCCGGCGCGCGTGACCCGCTCTTCGCGGGGCTGCCCGCGCGGCTCCTGGCGCAGGAGACGCACGAGGACCACGTGGCGGAGCTGCCGCCGGGAGCGACGCTGCTGGCGGGGAACGCCCGGACGCCGGTGCAGGCCTTCGGGGTGGGCGAGCGCCTGCGCTGCGTCCAGTTCCACCCCGAGTTCGACCAGGCCCGCTCGCGCCACCTGGCCGAGCTGCGGCGCGCGGCCGGCGAGGCGGCGGCCTGGGGCGACGTCGATCCGGCGGCGGTGCGCGAGACGCCGGAGGCGACCGCGGTGCTCGGCCGCTGGCTCGATCACTTCGTCGGTGCCCGGTGA
- the aroF gene encoding 3-deoxy-7-phosphoheptulonate synthase, whose protein sequence is MLIVMKPHATPSEVEAVAEKIRGLGYTPHAIPGAQRVAIGITGNKGALEVGLFTGMPGVADAIRVSQPFKLVSREVKEEDTVLDVGGATLGGRAVAVIAGPCSVESKEQLLEAARGVKALGATFLRGGAFKPRTSPYEFQGLGEQGLKLLALAREETGLKVVTEVMDPDDLAVCAEYADVLQIGARSMQNFPLLRRLGAVKRPVLLKRGPSATIKELLMAAEYILAHGNYQVALCERGIRTFETMTRNTLDLNAVPVLKSLTHLPVVVDPSHGIGLRQHVPAMARAGVAAGADGLIIEVHPHPEQALSDGHQSLALPEFAELMKQVRVIAGAVGRPLAG, encoded by the coding sequence ATGCTCATCGTGATGAAGCCGCACGCCACCCCCTCGGAGGTGGAGGCGGTGGCGGAGAAGATCCGCGGGCTCGGCTACACGCCGCACGCGATCCCGGGGGCGCAGCGCGTCGCGATCGGCATCACCGGCAACAAGGGGGCGCTGGAGGTGGGGCTCTTCACCGGCATGCCGGGCGTGGCCGACGCGATCCGCGTCTCGCAGCCGTTCAAGCTCGTCTCGCGCGAGGTCAAGGAGGAGGACACCGTCCTCGACGTCGGCGGCGCGACGCTGGGCGGGCGGGCGGTGGCCGTCATCGCCGGGCCGTGCTCGGTCGAGTCGAAGGAGCAGCTCCTCGAGGCCGCGCGCGGCGTGAAGGCGCTCGGCGCCACCTTCCTGCGCGGCGGGGCGTTCAAGCCGCGCACCAGCCCCTACGAGTTCCAGGGGCTCGGCGAGCAGGGGCTGAAGCTGCTCGCGCTGGCGCGCGAGGAGACGGGCCTCAAGGTCGTGACCGAGGTCATGGACCCGGACGACCTGGCGGTCTGCGCCGAGTACGCCGACGTGCTCCAGATCGGCGCCCGCAGCATGCAGAACTTCCCGCTCCTGCGCCGGCTCGGCGCGGTGAAGCGGCCGGTGCTGCTCAAGCGCGGGCCGTCGGCCACCATCAAGGAGCTGCTCATGGCCGCCGAGTACATCCTGGCCCACGGCAACTACCAGGTGGCGCTCTGCGAGCGCGGCATCCGCACCTTCGAGACCATGACCCGCAACACGCTCGACCTGAACGCCGTCCCGGTGCTGAAGTCGCTCACGCACCTGCCGGTGGTGGTCGACCCGTCGCACGGCATCGGGCTCCGCCAGCACGTGCCCGCCATGGCGAGGGCGGGCGTGGCGGCCGGCGCCGACGGGCTCATCATCGAGGTGCACCCCCACCCCGAGCAGGCGCTCTCGGACGGCCACCAGTCGCTGGCGCTGCCCGAGTTCGCCGAGCTGATGAAGCAGGTGCGGGTGATCGCGGGGGCCGTCGGCCGCCCGCTCGCCGGCTAG
- a CDS encoding 3-deoxy-7-phosphoheptulonate synthase: MPHKTDDVRIAAIHELAPPAHLIREFPCTERAAEVVHAARQALHRILHGEDDRLAVVVGPCSIHDVRAAREYAARLAAERRRLAGDLELVMRVYFEKPRTTVGWKGLINDPDLDGTFQINRGLRIARELLLDVAELGLPAGCEYLDMITPQYLADLVSWGAIGARTTESQVHRELASGLSCPVGFKNGTDGNVRIAVDAIRAAREPHHFLSVTKGGHSAIVATLGNGDGHLILRGGRAPNYDAQSVAGACEELTRVGLDPHLMIDASHANSRKDAQRQLPVCEAIAGQLAAGEGRIAGVMIESHLVGGRQDLEPGRPLAYGQSITDACLGFEDTVAALELLAAGVRRRREARRAG, translated from the coding sequence ATGCCTCACAAGACGGACGACGTCCGGATCGCGGCCATCCACGAGCTGGCGCCGCCGGCCCACCTCATCCGCGAGTTCCCGTGCACCGAGCGGGCGGCGGAGGTGGTCCACGCCGCGCGCCAGGCGCTGCACCGGATCCTGCACGGCGAGGACGACCGGCTGGCGGTGGTGGTCGGCCCCTGCTCCATCCACGACGTGCGCGCCGCGCGCGAGTACGCCGCGCGCCTGGCCGCGGAGCGGCGGCGGCTCGCCGGCGACCTCGAGCTCGTCATGCGCGTTTACTTCGAGAAGCCGCGCACCACCGTGGGCTGGAAGGGGCTCATCAACGACCCCGACCTCGACGGCACCTTCCAGATCAACCGCGGCCTGCGCATCGCCCGCGAGCTCCTGCTCGACGTGGCGGAGCTGGGGCTCCCGGCCGGCTGCGAGTACCTCGACATGATCACCCCGCAGTACCTGGCCGACCTCGTCTCCTGGGGCGCCATCGGCGCGCGCACCACCGAGAGCCAGGTGCACCGCGAGCTGGCGAGCGGCCTCTCCTGCCCGGTGGGCTTCAAGAACGGCACCGACGGCAACGTCCGGATCGCGGTGGACGCCATCCGCGCCGCCCGCGAGCCGCACCACTTCCTCTCGGTGACGAAGGGTGGCCACTCCGCCATCGTCGCCACCCTCGGCAACGGGGACGGCCACCTCATCCTGCGCGGCGGGCGCGCGCCCAACTACGACGCCCAGAGCGTGGCCGGCGCCTGCGAGGAGCTCACGCGCGTGGGGCTCGACCCGCACCTCATGATCGACGCCAGCCACGCCAACAGCCGCAAGGACGCCCAGCGGCAGCTCCCGGTGTGCGAGGCGATCGCCGGCCAGCTCGCGGCGGGCGAGGGGCGCATCGCGGGCGTCATGATCGAGAGCCACCTCGTGGGCGGGCGCCAGGACCTCGAGCCCGGGCGGCCGCTCGCCTACGGCCAGAGCATCACCGACGCCTGCCTCGGCTTCGAGGACACGGTGGCGGCGCTCGAGCTGCTGGCGGCGGGCGTGCGGCGGAGGCGCGAGGCGCGCCGGGCGGGCTAG
- a CDS encoding DUF1003 domain-containing protein has translation MPHDDHEVLAPILDRNIRALVERRRTADRTKGWQERLADAITRFTGSLPFVYVHLALFGGWILWNLPGSPLPRFDAQYVILAMAASVEAIFLSTFILISQNRMQALADERADLNVQVSLLSEHEVTRLIRLVKRMAERMGVEESGSPELDELERDVRPEKVLEHLQHVNDSGPGEPR, from the coding sequence ATGCCGCACGACGACCACGAGGTGCTCGCCCCCATCCTGGACCGGAACATCCGCGCGCTGGTGGAGCGCCGGCGCACCGCCGATCGCACCAAGGGCTGGCAGGAGCGGCTCGCCGACGCCATCACCCGCTTCACGGGCAGCCTGCCCTTCGTGTACGTCCACCTGGCGCTCTTCGGCGGGTGGATCCTCTGGAACCTCCCCGGCTCGCCGCTGCCCCGCTTCGACGCACAGTACGTGATCCTCGCCATGGCGGCCTCGGTCGAGGCGATCTTCCTCTCCACCTTCATCCTCATCAGCCAGAACCGGATGCAGGCGCTCGCCGACGAGCGCGCCGACCTGAACGTGCAGGTGAGCCTGCTCTCGGAACACGAGGTGACGCGCCTCATCCGGCTGGTGAAGCGGATGGCGGAGCGGATGGGCGTGGAGGAGTCGGGGAGCCCTGAGCTGGACGAGCTCGAGCGCGACGTCCGGCCGGAGAAGGTGCTGGAGCACCTGCAGCACGTGAACGACAGCGGGCCCGGCGAGCCGCGCTGA
- the trpA gene encoding tryptophan synthase subunit alpha: protein MSPATHPVAARDDRIASMFAAARDRGEAALVTYLMAGDPDLATAKAAAVACADGGTDLLEIGMPFSDPIADGPTLQRAAERALASGTTVASALEVAAHVRARSQVRLALMGYLNPVLSYGLERFFADAARSGVDAVILPDVPPEEAGELRRFADAAGVKTVFLLAPTSTEARRRAAAEVASGFLYFVSVTGVTGARRALPEDLAMRVAEVRAASPVPVVVGFGVSTPAQAHEVARLADGVVVGSALVARLAEPGSRAARAERVRRFVRSLKRAMLR from the coding sequence ATGAGCCCGGCCACGCACCCCGTCGCCGCGCGCGACGATCGCATCGCCTCCATGTTCGCCGCGGCGCGCGACCGCGGCGAGGCCGCGCTCGTCACCTACCTCATGGCGGGCGATCCGGACCTCGCCACCGCCAAGGCGGCCGCGGTCGCCTGCGCCGACGGCGGGACCGACCTGCTCGAGATCGGGATGCCCTTCTCGGATCCCATCGCCGACGGGCCGACCCTGCAGCGCGCCGCCGAGCGCGCGCTGGCGAGCGGCACCACCGTGGCGAGCGCGCTGGAGGTGGCGGCGCACGTGCGCGCGCGCTCGCAGGTGCGGCTCGCGCTCATGGGCTACCTGAACCCCGTCCTCTCCTACGGGCTCGAGCGCTTCTTCGCCGACGCGGCGCGGAGCGGGGTGGACGCCGTGATCCTCCCGGACGTGCCGCCGGAGGAGGCGGGCGAGCTGCGGCGGTTCGCGGACGCGGCGGGGGTGAAGACCGTGTTCCTGCTCGCGCCCACCTCGACCGAAGCCCGGCGGCGGGCGGCGGCCGAGGTGGCGAGCGGCTTCCTGTACTTCGTTTCCGTGACCGGGGTCACCGGCGCGCGCCGCGCGCTGCCGGAGGACCTGGCGATGCGGGTGGCCGAGGTCCGCGCCGCCTCGCCGGTGCCGGTGGTGGTGGGCTTCGGGGTCTCCACGCCCGCCCAGGCGCACGAGGTGGCGCGCCTGGCCGACGGGGTGGTGGTGGGGAGCGCGCTGGTGGCGCGGCTGGCCGAGCCGGGCAGCCGCGCCGCGCGGGCGGAGCGGGTCCGGCGCTTCGTGCGCTCGCTCAAGCGCGCCATGCTGCGGTGA
- the trpB gene encoding tryptophan synthase subunit beta has protein sequence MTTLPDDRGRFGDYGGRFVPETLIPALDELEAAWRAARGDEVFQRELDDLLRRFAGRPTPLGDARRLSADAGGCRVVLKREDLCHTGAHKINNTLGQVLLARRMGKKRIIAETGAGQHGVATATAAALFGLPCEVYMGALDVERQALNVFRMQLLGARVVPVESGSRTLKDAMNEAIRAWVTNVRDTHYIIGSVAGPHPYPAMVRDFQAVIGDEARAQVQELCGRLPDAVVACVGGGSNAMGIFSAFVSDPGVKLVGVEAAGRGLASGEHGASLTKGRPGVLHGSRSYVLQTPEGQIAEAHSISAGLDYPGVGPELAYLKDEGRLTVTSATDAEALEALQYLARTEGIIPALESAHAVAAALPLARELGPGGLLMVNVSGRGDKDVEQVRRALAALAAPPGRKAKPKAARPARRSAR, from the coding sequence GTGACCACCCTCCCCGACGACCGCGGCCGCTTCGGCGACTACGGCGGGCGCTTCGTCCCCGAGACGCTCATCCCGGCCCTGGACGAGCTCGAGGCCGCCTGGCGCGCGGCGCGCGGCGACGAGGTCTTCCAGCGCGAGCTCGACGACCTGCTGCGCCGGTTCGCGGGGCGCCCCACCCCGCTCGGCGACGCGCGCCGCCTGTCGGCGGACGCCGGCGGCTGCCGGGTGGTGCTGAAGCGCGAGGACCTGTGCCACACCGGCGCGCACAAGATCAACAACACGCTCGGCCAGGTGCTGCTCGCCCGGCGCATGGGGAAGAAGCGCATCATCGCCGAGACCGGCGCCGGCCAGCACGGCGTCGCGACCGCCACCGCCGCCGCGCTCTTCGGCCTCCCGTGCGAGGTCTACATGGGCGCGCTCGACGTGGAGCGGCAGGCGCTCAACGTCTTCCGCATGCAGCTCCTCGGCGCGCGCGTCGTCCCGGTCGAGTCCGGCTCGCGCACGCTCAAGGACGCCATGAACGAGGCGATCCGCGCCTGGGTCACGAACGTCCGGGACACCCACTACATCATCGGCTCGGTGGCCGGGCCCCACCCGTACCCGGCCATGGTCCGCGACTTCCAGGCGGTGATCGGCGACGAGGCGCGGGCGCAGGTGCAGGAGCTGTGCGGCCGGCTCCCCGACGCGGTCGTCGCCTGCGTCGGCGGCGGCTCCAACGCGATGGGGATCTTCAGCGCCTTCGTCTCCGACCCCGGCGTGAAGCTGGTCGGGGTCGAGGCGGCCGGGCGCGGCCTCGCCTCCGGCGAGCACGGCGCGTCGCTCACGAAGGGGCGCCCGGGCGTGCTGCACGGGTCGCGCAGCTACGTGCTCCAGACGCCGGAGGGCCAGATCGCCGAGGCGCACTCCATCAGCGCCGGCCTCGACTATCCGGGCGTGGGGCCGGAGCTCGCCTACCTGAAGGACGAGGGGCGGCTCACGGTGACGAGCGCCACCGACGCCGAGGCGCTCGAGGCGCTCCAGTACCTGGCGCGCACCGAGGGCATCATCCCGGCCCTGGAGAGCGCGCACGCGGTGGCGGCCGCGCTCCCGCTGGCGCGCGAGCTCGGGCCGGGAGGGCTGCTCATGGTGAACGTGTCGGGCCGCGGCGACAAGGACGTGGAGCAGGTGCGCAGGGCCCTCGCGGCCCTGGCCGCGCCGCCCGGGCGGAAGGCGAAGCCGAAGGCGGCCCGGCCGGCGCGGCGGAGCGCGCGATGA
- a CDS encoding phosphoribosylanthranilate isomerase yields MSRVRVKICGITRLEDALLAASLGADALGFNLWPGSKRHVDAEAARAIVDRLPPLVTAVGVFVNQPPPTVMALAAAAGVQVVQLHGDERWEDVNGYPLPALKAVRLAGPESLADLHRYRVRGFLLDAPSPGYGGSGDRCDWALARQVAAQVPVLLAGGLTPENVAEAVRTVRPWAVDVASGVEAAPGVKDPDKLRRFIERATQETP; encoded by the coding sequence GTGAGCCGCGTCCGCGTGAAGATCTGCGGCATCACCCGCCTCGAGGACGCGCTGCTCGCCGCCTCGCTCGGCGCCGACGCGCTCGGGTTCAACCTCTGGCCGGGCTCGAAGCGGCACGTCGACGCCGAGGCGGCGCGCGCCATCGTCGACCGCCTGCCCCCGCTCGTCACGGCGGTGGGGGTGTTCGTGAACCAGCCTCCCCCCACGGTGATGGCGCTCGCCGCGGCGGCGGGCGTGCAGGTCGTCCAGCTCCACGGCGACGAGCGGTGGGAGGACGTGAACGGCTACCCCCTCCCGGCCCTCAAGGCGGTGCGGCTGGCCGGCCCGGAGAGCCTGGCGGACCTCCACCGCTACCGCGTCCGCGGCTTCCTCCTCGACGCGCCGTCCCCCGGCTACGGCGGCAGCGGCGACCGCTGCGACTGGGCGCTGGCGCGCCAGGTGGCGGCCCAGGTGCCGGTGCTCCTGGCGGGCGGCCTCACGCCGGAGAACGTGGCCGAGGCCGTGCGGACCGTGCGGCCGTGGGCGGTCGACGTGGCGAGCGGCGTCGAGGCCGCGCCCGGCGTGAAGGACCCCGACAAGCTGCGCCGCTTCATCGAGCGCGCGACCCAGGAGACCCCGTGA